From Apium graveolens cultivar Ventura unplaced genomic scaffold, ASM990537v1 ctg3885, whole genome shotgun sequence:
tgttacctcgttatggcgtttggtctcaagaatgcaggagccacatACCAAAGATTAGTGAACAAgatttttaaggaccttattggGAATACCATGGAGGTTTATGTAGATGAAATATTAGTAAGAGTCTCGAGAAGACAGACCAtgtaacccatttgagggaaacCTTTCAGATCTTAAGATATCACAAAATGACGTTGAATCCTCCCAAGTGTACTTTCAGAGTAGGTTTAGGAAAATTTTTAGGATTGATGGTTTCTAAGAGGGGAATGGAGGTCAATCCAGGCAAGATAAAGGCCATCTTAGACATGGAACCTCCACGTTCCATAAAGGATGTTCAAAAACTTACCGGAAGGGTCACAGCTTTGGGACGTTTTATCTCCAAGTCCGGAGACAAGTGCTTGCCATTCTTCAAAGATTTGAAGAAAGTGAAAGACTTCAAATGGACTGATGAAAGCCAGATGGCATTCGAGGAGttgaagaaatatatggttcAAGCCCCTCTTTTGGCTAAGCCGGTCTTGAGTGAAACTCTGTATTTATACTTGGCTATTTCTGAAAATGTCCTGAGCGTCGTGTTGGTGAAAAGTAGATTAAAGTCCAAAAAACCATATATTATGTTAGTAAGATTCTACATggggctgagttgaattattcgactATAGAAAAATTTGCTTTAaccttggtgatggcttcaaggaaATTGCATCCTTACTTCCAAGATCATAAGATTGGGGTACTA
This genomic window contains:
- the LOC141701461 gene encoding putative mitochondrial protein AtMg00860, whose translation is MTLNPPKCTFRVGLGKFLGLMVSKRGMEVNPGKIKAILDMEPPRSIKDVQKLTGRVTALGRFISKSGDKCLPFFKDLKKVKDFKWTDESQMAFEELKKYMVQAPLLAKPVLSETLYLYLAISENVLSVVLVKSRLKSKKPYIMLVRFYMGLS